In the genome of Candidatus Taylorbacteria bacterium, one region contains:
- a CDS encoding HAD-IA family hydrolase gives MIKAIIFDLNGIFIQGEKLSARFERDFGIPVREFLPELVLIMSKMRLPNAGKAFDYWKPVLDGWNIKLSESEFFKYWFDGERVSEEMITLARELKGKGILLIILSNNFKERSVYYRQYPWMSNIFHAVYFSWKTGLVKPDAKVWRRALEENRLNSNECLYFDDQEKNVKTAESLGIVSFLFIDSEHTRDSINKYVPNF, from the coding sequence ATGATTAAGGCAATCATCTTCGACCTCAATGGCATTTTTATTCAGGGCGAAAAATTGAGCGCCAGATTTGAAAGAGACTTCGGAATCCCCGTCAGGGAATTCCTGCCGGAGCTCGTTCTCATTATGAGCAAGATGAGACTGCCGAATGCTGGCAAAGCATTTGACTATTGGAAGCCAGTTTTAGACGGCTGGAATATCAAATTGTCGGAGTCTGAATTTTTCAAATACTGGTTTGACGGAGAAAGAGTTTCGGAGGAAATGATAACTTTGGCGCGCGAATTGAAAGGGAAGGGGATACTGCTCATCATTCTTTCCAACAATTTCAAAGAGCGGAGCGTCTATTATCGACAGTATCCCTGGATGAGCAATATATTTCACGCCGTGTATTTCTCGTGGAAAACAGGCCTAGTCAAGCCGGATGCGAAAGTATGGCGGAGAGCCCTCGAAGAAAATAGATTAAACTCAAATGAATGCCTCTATTTCGACGACCAGGAAAAAAACGTAAAAACTGCAGAGAGTCTCGGCATAGTTTCTTTTCTTTTTATAGACTCCGAGCATACTCGTGATAGTATTAATAAATATGTACCAAATTTTTAA
- a CDS encoding glycosyltransferase family A protein: MKISLIIPAHNEEKIIGACLNDVILHSRGGFSEIIVVDNASTDNTSAVAARFPEVKVVYEERKGTNSARLRGLKESSGELVAFFDADTRLPPKWIGIAEEVFSTHAGVVGLSGPYKYYDGTAFQKWTQNMFWWATAPIIWRVVGYMILGGNFVARRDILLKAGINPDITFYGDDTDIAKRLSKYGKVVFRMDFFTYSSMRRMLKAGLLKTNIIYCLNFFWPILFGRPFTKTHDNIRS, from the coding sequence ATGAAAATATCTCTGATTATCCCCGCGCATAATGAAGAAAAAATCATTGGAGCGTGCCTCAATGACGTTATTTTACATTCACGGGGCGGTTTTTCTGAAATCATCGTCGTCGATAACGCAAGCACCGATAACACCAGTGCGGTCGCGGCAAGATTTCCTGAAGTCAAAGTCGTTTATGAGGAGCGCAAGGGCACAAATAGCGCGCGATTGCGGGGGCTCAAGGAATCCTCGGGAGAGCTCGTTGCATTTTTCGATGCTGACACCAGGTTGCCCCCAAAATGGATTGGCATTGCGGAAGAAGTATTTTCAACGCATGCCGGGGTTGTCGGACTAAGCGGACCCTATAAATACTATGACGGCACCGCCTTTCAAAAATGGACACAAAATATGTTCTGGTGGGCGACAGCGCCGATTATTTGGAGAGTTGTGGGCTATATGATACTCGGAGGAAACTTTGTGGCAAGAAGGGATATTCTCCTAAAGGCGGGAATCAATCCCGACATAACTTTTTATGGCGACGACACCGATATCGCAAAACGGCTTAGCAAGTACGGCAAGGTTGTATTCAGAATGGATTTTTTCACCTATTCCTCTATGCGCCGAATGCTTAAGGCGGGATTACTCAAGACAAATATTATTTATTGTCTCAATTTTTTCTGGCCAATTTTATTTGGCAGGCCATTTACAAAAACACATGACAATATTCGATCCTAA
- a CDS encoding glycosyltransferase has product MISFIIPTFNEESSIEKTLKSISGFHGAHEIIVSDDESTDKTREIAKQYASAVLIHSEKGKKTIGANRNFGARNAQGEYLVFLDSDTYLESDPDLFLNKALQAFEENPSLVALTVFVRVSKTNETFLDKICFGGVNYLYFILNNVLHIGGSSGKFQMIRSNSFREAQGYNEELSAAEDYDLFVRLAKLGKTRVERTLAVYHSGRRVHAVGWPKLLSLWFLNTLSVTFLKKSMSKNWNKAK; this is encoded by the coding sequence ATGATCTCATTTATCATACCGACCTTCAATGAGGAATCCTCGATTGAAAAAACCTTGAAAAGCATTTCGGGCTTTCACGGCGCGCATGAGATAATAGTTTCCGATGACGAAAGCACTGATAAGACTCGCGAAATAGCGAAACAATATGCGAGCGCGGTCCTCATTCATAGCGAAAAAGGGAAAAAAACCATCGGAGCCAACCGAAACTTTGGAGCAAGGAACGCTCAAGGGGAGTATCTAGTTTTTTTGGATTCTGATACATATCTCGAAAGTGATCCTGACCTGTTTTTAAATAAGGCTCTCCAGGCATTCGAGGAGAATCCGTCCCTTGTCGCGCTTACTGTCTTTGTGCGGGTTTCAAAGACGAATGAGACTTTTTTGGACAAAATATGCTTCGGCGGAGTGAACTATCTCTACTTCATCCTCAACAACGTACTCCATATTGGAGGCTCATCGGGAAAGTTTCAGATGATTCGTAGTAATTCCTTCCGCGAGGCGCAAGGATACAACGAGGAACTTTCGGCAGCAGAAGATTATGACCTTTTTGTTCGGCTGGCGAAATTGGGAAAAACTAGGGTGGAGAGGACGCTTGCAGTCTATCATTCGGGCAGACGAGTACACGCCGTGGGCTGGCCAAAACTTCTCTCTCTGTGGTTTTTGAATACTCTATCCGTCACTTTCCTTAAAAAATCCATGAGCAAAAATTGGAATAAGGCCAAATGA
- a CDS encoding DedA family protein → MPDWLIQNILHYKYLLIFVVAIFEGPILMAFCGAMIKLGYLALWPAFVALMVGDLIADTGWYYAGYHGGMRFVDRFGKYIGINREKIKMVSHFFHKYHNSILFFSKVTSGFGFAIITLVTAGLVKIPFRKYLFLNGLGQFVWTGLLIALGYLFEHLYVTIEDTLGRATLIVFSVVVLASLVRAGFIIHKKIQEGKIQ, encoded by the coding sequence ATGCCTGACTGGTTAATTCAAAACATTCTCCACTACAAGTACCTGCTCATTTTCGTAGTGGCGATTTTCGAAGGACCCATACTTATGGCGTTCTGTGGAGCGATGATAAAACTCGGATACCTCGCACTCTGGCCGGCATTCGTGGCGCTCATGGTAGGGGATTTGATTGCGGACACGGGATGGTACTACGCCGGATACCACGGGGGAATGAGATTCGTTGATCGTTTTGGAAAATACATCGGGATAAATCGGGAAAAAATTAAAATGGTTTCGCATTTTTTTCATAAATATCATAACTCTATTCTTTTTTTCTCCAAAGTAACATCGGGCTTCGGCTTCGCGATAATTACCCTCGTGACGGCAGGTTTGGTTAAGATTCCTTTCAGAAAGTACCTTTTTTTAAACGGACTCGGACAATTTGTTTGGACCGGACTCCTCATCGCTCTTGGATACCTGTTCGAGCATCTCTATGTTACAATCGAAGATACTCTCGGCAGGGCGACCCTGATTGTATTTTCAGTTGTAGTCCTAGCTAGTCTTGTACGAGCGGGCTTCATCATTCACAAAAAAATTCAGGAGGGTAAAATTCAGTGA
- a CDS encoding phosphatase PAP2-related protein, with translation MKSFTVSLIFFIASLVVYYFAGKYATLKQSNYVTDIVLSNIRVYDVDFIFVYGAFAFSFFVALLCFYEPKKIPFTLKTIALFVIIRSVFISLTHIAPFPSQIAIDPNTFMSYFFVGGDLFFSGHTGLPFLLALIYWKNIRLRILFIALSLTFGAVVLMGHIHYSIDVLSAFFISYGIYRLSEIFFKNDHARYHT, from the coding sequence ATGAAGTCTTTCACAGTTTCGCTCATTTTTTTTATTGCGAGTTTGGTCGTCTACTATTTTGCCGGAAAGTATGCCACTCTGAAGCAAAGCAATTATGTTACTGACATTGTCCTAAGCAACATTCGAGTTTACGACGTAGATTTTATTTTCGTATACGGGGCATTCGCATTTAGTTTTTTTGTGGCGCTTCTTTGTTTCTATGAGCCGAAAAAAATTCCCTTTACTCTGAAAACAATAGCCCTCTTTGTCATCATTCGGTCTGTATTTATTTCTCTCACCCACATTGCCCCCTTTCCGAGCCAAATAGCCATAGACCCGAATACGTTTATGAGCTATTTCTTTGTCGGGGGCGATTTATTCTTTTCCGGTCATACTGGACTCCCCTTCCTCCTCGCCCTTATTTATTGGAAAAATATTCGTCTTCGCATCTTGTTCATAGCTCTTTCTCTCACTTTTGGCGCAGTGGTTTTGATGGGCCACATCCATTATTCCATCGATGTCCTGTCGGCGTTTTTCATTTCATACGGCATTTATCGCCTGTCGGAGATTTTTTTCAAGAACGACCATGCGCGATATCACACGTAG
- a CDS encoding non-canonical purine NTP pyrophosphatase encodes MRGKILFEPRTVPQPKMQYSAIFVPHGEKLAWAEMTPQHENNTSHRGKAFRVTRDFLEKL; translated from the coding sequence GTGAGGGGAAAGATACTTTTCGAGCCGAGAACAGTGCCCCAGCCGAAGATGCAATATAGCGCTATCTTCGTCCCTCACGGCGAAAAACTTGCTTGGGCAGAGATGACACCTCAGCATGAGAATAATACCTCTCATCGAGGCAAGGCATTCCGAGTTACTCGTGACTTTTTGGAGAAACTTTAA